In a single window of the Micromonospora inositola genome:
- the def gene encoding peptide deformylase, translating to MTMRPIRIIGDPVLRTPCEPVTSFDADLRALVADLMDTLLGAPGRAGVAAPQIGISAQVFVYDADGHRGHMINPTLELSEELQDDDEGCLSIPGLYFPTPRAMHATAHGFDQHGQPLSISGSGFLARALQHETDHLRGRLYVDTLRGEARRRALREIRAGRFDSPSRHR from the coding sequence ATGACTATGCGCCCGATCCGGATCATCGGCGACCCCGTGCTGCGCACCCCGTGCGAACCGGTGACCAGCTTCGACGCCGACCTGCGCGCCCTGGTCGCCGACCTGATGGACACCCTGCTCGGCGCCCCCGGCCGCGCCGGGGTCGCCGCCCCGCAGATCGGGATCAGCGCTCAGGTGTTCGTCTACGACGCCGACGGCCACCGCGGGCACATGATCAACCCGACGTTGGAGCTGTCCGAGGAGCTGCAGGACGACGACGAGGGCTGCCTGTCCATCCCCGGGCTGTACTTCCCGACGCCGCGGGCGATGCACGCCACCGCGCACGGCTTCGACCAGCACGGCCAGCCGCTGAGCATCTCCGGCAGCGGTTTCCTGGCCCGCGCGCTGCAGCACGAGACCGACCACCTGCGAGGCCGACTCTACGTCGACACCCTGCGCGGGGAGGCTCGCCGCCGGGCGCTGCGCGAGATTCGCGCCGGCCGCTTCGACTCACCCAGCCGGCACCGCTGA
- a CDS encoding winged helix-turn-helix transcriptional regulator, protein MTVRPEVGGTPRACDARLARVFAFLGKRWNGMLLGTLAGGPAGFAELSRALPGISESVLSDRLGELARVGLVSRTVREGPPLGVSYQLTERGAALAPALDALARWAEQNLPAEPGLGAGC, encoded by the coding sequence ATGACGGTCAGGCCGGAGGTCGGTGGCACCCCGCGGGCGTGCGACGCGCGTCTCGCCCGCGTCTTCGCGTTCCTCGGCAAGCGGTGGAACGGGATGCTGCTGGGCACCCTGGCGGGCGGCCCCGCCGGCTTCGCCGAGCTGAGCCGCGCCCTGCCGGGCATCAGCGAATCCGTGCTGTCGGACCGCCTCGGCGAGCTGGCCCGGGTGGGGCTGGTCTCCCGGACCGTACGCGAGGGGCCGCCGCTGGGGGTCAGCTACCAGCTCACCGAGCGGGGCGCGGCGCTGGCGCCGGCCCTGGACGCCCTTGCGCGCTGGGCCGAGCAGAATCTCCCCGCCGAGCCGGGACTCGGCGCCGGCTGCTGA
- a CDS encoding DUF5999 family protein: protein MCQHQPTCPSAEATDREAARVIACFREQGWSLLCNGVIVFEDTGELLPDGSTIAPHRGPARHALVA, encoded by the coding sequence ATGTGCCAGCACCAACCCACCTGCCCCTCCGCCGAGGCGACCGACCGCGAAGCCGCCCGGGTCATCGCCTGCTTCCGTGAGCAGGGCTGGAGCCTGCTCTGCAACGGTGTCATCGTCTTCGAGGACACCGGTGAACTGCTCCCCGACGGCAGCACCATCGCCCCGCACCGCGGCCCCGCCCGGCACGCCCTCGTCGCCTAA
- a CDS encoding TetR/AcrR family transcriptional regulator yields MTTEYSGTGDPARSLALLWRTREKTSRKGGDLSVERIVRAAIEVADAEGLAALSMRRVAERLGVGTMSLYTHVPGKGELLDLMLDTVYGETARPEDVPGDWRGRLEQIARENWALYLRHPWLLQVATTRPPLGPNVSAKYEYELRAVDGISLTDLEMDSVITLVGGYVHGAVRGAVEAAQAAQRTGMTEEQWWHAHAPYLEKVMDPRRFPLAARVGTAAGQEYQAAADPARAFEFGLARILDGVEVLVRTRASGH; encoded by the coding sequence GTGACCACCGAGTACAGCGGCACCGGCGATCCCGCCCGCAGCCTCGCCCTGCTCTGGCGCACCCGGGAGAAGACCAGCCGCAAGGGCGGCGACCTGAGCGTCGAGCGGATCGTCCGGGCGGCGATCGAGGTGGCCGACGCGGAGGGGCTGGCCGCGCTGTCCATGCGTCGCGTCGCCGAGCGGCTCGGCGTGGGCACGATGTCGCTCTACACCCACGTGCCCGGAAAGGGCGAACTGCTCGACCTCATGCTCGACACCGTCTACGGCGAGACCGCCCGCCCCGAGGACGTCCCCGGCGACTGGCGCGGCCGGCTCGAGCAGATCGCCCGAGAGAACTGGGCGCTCTACCTGCGCCACCCGTGGCTGCTCCAGGTCGCCACCACCCGCCCCCCGCTCGGCCCGAACGTCAGCGCCAAGTACGAGTACGAACTGCGCGCGGTCGACGGCATCAGCCTGACCGACCTGGAGATGGACTCCGTCATCACCCTCGTCGGCGGCTATGTCCACGGCGCGGTACGCGGCGCGGTGGAGGCCGCCCAGGCCGCCCAGCGCACCGGGATGACCGAGGAACAGTGGTGGCACGCCCACGCCCCGTACCTGGAGAAGGTGATGGATCCGCGCCGGTTCCCGCTCGCCGCCCGGGTGGGCACCGCCGCCGGTCAGGAGTACCAGGCCGCCGCCGACCCGGCCCGGGCCTTCGAGTTCGGCCTGGCGCGCATCCTCGACGGCGTCGAGGTCCTCGTCCGGACCCGCGCGAGCGGCCACTGA
- a CDS encoding NAD-dependent protein deacetylase, with protein MDALAGLVAAGGVVVLSGAGLSTESGIPDYRGPSGVARRHTPMTYQTFTRDPIARRRYWARSHLGWRMIARAAPNDGHRAVARLQDAGLVDGVITQNVDGLHTAAGSADVVELHGRLDEVVCLDCGNRTSREELDRRLHEANPGFDAAAGAINPDGDVELDDAQVADFHTVDCTFCGTGMLKPDVVFFGETVPGDRVSRCFAMVGAARLLLVLGSSLTVMSGRRFVLRAAKLGIPVVIANQGPTRGDGYAALIVDAPLGRLLPVLADRLGAGRAGDGGRGAVPAAVAPATL; from the coding sequence ATGGACGCGCTGGCCGGCCTGGTCGCGGCGGGTGGCGTCGTGGTGTTGAGCGGGGCGGGGCTGTCCACCGAGTCAGGCATCCCGGACTACCGTGGCCCCAGCGGCGTGGCCCGCCGGCACACCCCGATGACCTACCAGACGTTCACCCGCGACCCGATTGCCCGCCGGCGGTACTGGGCGCGCAGCCACCTGGGGTGGCGGATGATCGCCCGGGCGGCGCCGAACGACGGGCACCGGGCGGTGGCCCGGCTGCAGGACGCCGGGCTGGTCGACGGGGTGATCACCCAGAACGTCGACGGGCTGCACACGGCGGCGGGCAGCGCCGACGTGGTGGAGCTGCACGGCCGCCTCGACGAGGTGGTCTGCCTGGACTGCGGCAACCGCACATCCCGGGAGGAACTGGACCGGCGGCTGCACGAGGCGAACCCGGGTTTCGACGCCGCAGCCGGCGCGATCAACCCCGACGGCGACGTGGAGCTCGACGACGCGCAGGTGGCCGACTTCCACACCGTGGACTGCACCTTCTGCGGCACCGGGATGCTCAAGCCGGACGTGGTGTTCTTCGGCGAGACGGTGCCCGGGGACCGGGTGTCGCGCTGCTTCGCCATGGTGGGTGCGGCCCGGCTGCTGCTGGTGCTCGGCTCGTCCCTGACGGTGATGTCGGGGCGGCGGTTCGTGCTGCGGGCGGCGAAGCTGGGCATCCCGGTGGTGATCGCCAACCAGGGCCCCACCCGCGGTGACGGGTACGCGGCGTTGATCGTCGACGCGCCGCTGGGGCGGCTGCTGCCCGTGCTGGCCGACCGGCTGGGCGCCGGCCGGGCCGGCGACGGCGGTCGGGGCGCGGTGCCGGCGGCGGTGGCCCCGGCCACGCTGTGA
- a CDS encoding malonic semialdehyde reductase: protein MTDLITLHPEAQAQLFTDARTANTFIDEPVTDERLRAIFELAKYPPTAANTQPLRVLFIRDGEPRERLLTHMSEGNRAKTASAPVVAVLAADTDFHEFVPRVFPIRPQMRDDLAGDVQGRERMARFNATLQIGYWLLAVRAAGLAAGPMGGFDAEGLDKEFFADNGWKSLLVVNIGKPGPDAWFPRLPRLDYDEVVRHA, encoded by the coding sequence ATGACCGACCTGATCACCCTGCACCCCGAGGCGCAGGCGCAGCTGTTCACCGACGCCCGCACCGCCAACACCTTCATCGACGAGCCCGTCACCGACGAGCGGCTGCGGGCCATCTTCGAACTCGCCAAGTACCCACCCACCGCCGCCAACACGCAGCCGCTGCGGGTGCTGTTCATCCGCGACGGCGAACCCCGCGAACGGCTGCTCACCCACATGAGCGAGGGCAACCGGGCCAAGACCGCCTCCGCGCCGGTCGTCGCCGTGCTTGCCGCCGACACCGACTTCCACGAGTTCGTCCCGCGGGTCTTCCCGATCCGCCCGCAGATGCGCGACGACCTCGCCGGCGACGTGCAGGGCCGCGAGCGGATGGCCCGGTTCAACGCCACCCTGCAGATCGGGTACTGGCTGCTCGCCGTCCGGGCCGCCGGGCTGGCCGCCGGGCCGATGGGCGGCTTCGACGCCGAGGGCCTCGACAAGGAGTTCTTCGCCGACAACGGCTGGAAGTCCCTGCTCGTGGTCAACATCGGCAAGCCCGGCCCGGACGCCTGGTTCCCCCGCCTGCCCCGGCTCGACTACGACGAGGTGGTCCGGCACGCCTGA
- a CDS encoding GNAT family N-acetyltransferase, translated as MPVRAEHDRAVLAELLGRDPVLHAYELGDLDDFFWPYTSWFRREDQVALLYHGVNPPTLLAFAPPERTAQLAALLTELAPLLPARLYAHLSPGLDLVLAPRFRVDAATAHLKMALTDPARLAAVQPAGEPLSAADLPQLHELYAAAYPGNWFDPRMLDTGQYVGIRQGGDLVAVAGVHVWSPTWRVAALGNVTTHPRVRGRGLAGAAVAALWGRLRASVDHVTLNVKADNATAVRLYERLGFTRVAGYGEYALTALGRV; from the coding sequence ATGCCGGTGCGCGCCGAACACGACCGGGCCGTCCTGGCCGAGCTGCTGGGCCGCGACCCGGTGCTGCACGCCTACGAGCTCGGCGACCTCGACGACTTCTTCTGGCCGTACACCTCCTGGTTCCGGCGCGAGGACCAGGTGGCGCTGCTCTACCACGGCGTCAACCCGCCGACGCTGCTGGCGTTCGCGCCACCGGAACGGACCGCGCAGCTGGCGGCGCTGCTGACCGAGCTGGCGCCGCTGCTGCCGGCCCGCCTGTACGCGCACCTGTCCCCCGGCCTGGACCTGGTGCTGGCGCCCCGGTTCCGGGTCGACGCGGCCACGGCGCACCTCAAGATGGCATTGACCGATCCGGCGCGCCTTGCGGCGGTCCAGCCGGCCGGTGAGCCGCTGTCGGCGGCGGACCTGCCGCAGCTGCACGAGCTCTACGCCGCGGCCTATCCGGGCAACTGGTTCGATCCGCGGATGCTGGACACCGGCCAGTACGTGGGGATCCGGCAGGGCGGTGACCTTGTCGCGGTGGCCGGCGTGCACGTCTGGTCCCCCACCTGGCGGGTGGCGGCGCTGGGCAACGTCACCACCCACCCGCGGGTACGGGGGCGGGGGTTGGCGGGCGCGGCGGTGGCGGCGTTGTGGGGACGGCTGCGCGCGAGCGTCGACCACGTCACGTTGAACGTGAAGGCGGACAACGCCACGGCGGTGCGGCTGTACGAGCGGCTGGGTTTCACCCGGGTCGCCGGCTACGGCGAGTATGCGCTGACCGCCCTCGGTCGGGTCTGA
- a CDS encoding sulfite exporter TauE/SafE family protein, which translates to MDPLSLTTLLTAAAMAGWVDAVVGGGGLLLLPALLVAAPGVPVATALGTNKLAAIFGTSTAAVTYARRTKLDWAVAGPSAGLAVVTAGLGAALAGAVPAGAYRPVVLVVLVSVALFVLARPRLGVVAQPERRTPARVVAAVAVAGLGIALYDGLIGPGTGTFLVLAFTALVGADFVHGSAMAKVVNAGTNLGALVVFAYTGHVWWLLGAGMAVCNVAGAALGARMALRRGSGFVRVVLLVVVLALVGKLGYDQWRAG; encoded by the coding sequence GTGGACCCCTTGTCGCTGACCACCCTGCTGACCGCGGCCGCCATGGCGGGCTGGGTGGACGCGGTGGTCGGCGGAGGTGGGCTGTTGCTGCTGCCGGCGCTGCTGGTGGCCGCGCCCGGGGTGCCGGTGGCGACCGCGTTGGGCACGAACAAGCTGGCGGCGATCTTCGGCACGTCGACCGCGGCGGTGACGTATGCGCGGCGGACGAAACTGGACTGGGCGGTGGCGGGGCCGTCGGCGGGGTTGGCGGTGGTGACGGCCGGGCTCGGCGCGGCCCTCGCGGGGGCCGTGCCGGCGGGGGCGTACCGGCCGGTGGTGCTGGTGGTGCTGGTGTCGGTGGCCCTGTTCGTGCTGGCGCGGCCCCGGTTGGGGGTGGTGGCGCAGCCGGAGCGGCGCACACCCGCCCGGGTGGTCGCGGCGGTGGCGGTGGCCGGGCTGGGCATCGCCCTGTACGACGGGTTGATCGGCCCGGGTACGGGGACGTTCCTGGTGTTGGCGTTCACCGCGCTGGTGGGTGCGGACTTCGTGCACGGCTCGGCGATGGCGAAGGTGGTCAACGCCGGGACGAACCTGGGCGCGCTGGTGGTGTTCGCGTACACCGGGCACGTGTGGTGGCTGCTGGGCGCGGGGATGGCGGTGTGCAACGTCGCCGGAGCCGCGCTGGGCGCGCGGATGGCGCTGCGGCGCGGCTCCGGCTTCGTGCGGGTGGTGCTGCTGGTGGTGGTCCTGGCGCTGGTCGGCAAGCTGGGCTACGACCAGTGGCGGGCCGGCTGA
- a CDS encoding chorismate-binding protein produces MSKNEPTGVETLPPVIDVPGAPDDCRGRLVERARLQWRRGDGGDPAALAQEFLTGHGVAVADLGRPGRHDPDGVCGAALYLSAAAGALLAGGAPGAATPVPALPDLVVVVYDHGEPRAAGTSDRLGPSTAGLHRPAAPGAVGHPIASTGPAVSRADHRHGGPAPAAGWWLGEWRESWTPRQHADAVEAVRAAIGRGDVYQVNLVGHAAAPYAGDPLPALARLGALPGARYGGTLSGLDWAIGCASPETLVEVEGGRLVTRPIKGTRPATAAGRRELLASAKERAEHVMIVDLERNDLARVARTGSVRVDELFAVRRWCDLWQAESTVSAAVADGLGLADLLRAVCPGGSVTGAPKLAALDRIAALEPVGRGASMGAFGWVGSGRIDLGLTIRTAAADAELLHVWAGGGITWGSDPAAEVAEAAAKAAPVRALLAAD; encoded by the coding sequence ATGAGCAAGAATGAGCCAACCGGCGTGGAAACGCTCCCACCGGTGATCGACGTACCCGGTGCGCCGGACGACTGTCGCGGCCGGCTCGTCGAGCGGGCCCGGCTGCAGTGGCGCCGCGGCGACGGCGGTGATCCGGCGGCGCTCGCGCAGGAGTTCCTCACCGGTCACGGCGTCGCCGTCGCCGACCTGGGCCGCCCGGGCCGCCACGACCCGGACGGGGTCTGCGGCGCCGCCCTCTACCTCTCCGCCGCCGCCGGCGCGCTGCTGGCCGGCGGCGCGCCCGGCGCGGCCACCCCCGTGCCGGCGCTGCCCGACCTGGTGGTGGTGGTCTACGACCACGGCGAGCCGCGCGCCGCCGGCACGTCCGACCGGCTCGGGCCCTCCACCGCCGGCCTCCACCGGCCGGCCGCCCCGGGAGCGGTCGGCCACCCGATCGCGTCCACCGGGCCCGCCGTGTCGCGGGCCGACCACAGGCACGGTGGCCCGGCCCCGGCGGCCGGTTGGTGGCTGGGCGAATGGCGGGAAAGCTGGACGCCCCGCCAGCACGCCGACGCCGTCGAGGCGGTCCGCGCCGCCATCGGCCGGGGCGACGTCTACCAGGTCAACCTGGTCGGCCATGCCGCCGCGCCGTACGCCGGCGACCCGCTGCCCGCCCTGGCCCGCCTCGGCGCGCTGCCCGGCGCCCGCTACGGCGGCACGCTGTCGGGGCTGGACTGGGCGATCGGCTGCGCCTCCCCGGAGACCCTGGTCGAGGTCGAGGGCGGACGGCTGGTGACCCGGCCGATCAAGGGCACCCGACCGGCCACCGCCGCCGGCCGGCGGGAGCTGCTCGCCTCGGCCAAGGAACGCGCCGAGCACGTGATGATCGTCGATCTGGAGCGCAACGACCTGGCCCGGGTGGCCCGTACCGGGTCGGTGCGGGTCGACGAGCTGTTCGCCGTACGGCGGTGGTGCGACCTGTGGCAGGCGGAGTCGACGGTGTCGGCGGCGGTCGCCGACGGCCTGGGCCTGGCGGACCTGCTGCGGGCGGTCTGCCCGGGCGGGTCGGTGACCGGGGCGCCGAAACTCGCCGCGCTGGACCGGATCGCGGCCCTGGAGCCGGTCGGTCGGGGGGCCAGCATGGGCGCGTTCGGCTGGGTGGGTTCCGGCCGGATCGACCTGGGCCTGACCATCCGCACCGCCGCCGCGGACGCCGAGCTGCTGCACGTCTGGGCCGGCGGCGGCATCACCTGGGGCAGCGACCCGGCGGCGGAGGTCGCCGAGGCGGCGGCGAAGGCCGCCCCGGTGCGCGCCCTGCTCGCCGCCGACTGA
- the pip gene encoding prolyl aminopeptidase — protein MYPPIEPYAHGMLDVGDGQRVYWETCGNPDGRPALVVHGGPGSGATPGWRRMFDPAAYRVVLFDQRGCGRSTPHASDPAVDLSVNTTPHLLADMELLRTHLGIDRWLLHGASWGSSLALAYAQRHPDRVTAAVLFSVVANTRREIEWVTRDMGRIFPAEWARFRDGVPEADRDGDLSAAYARLLADPDPEVRDRAARDWCAWEDVHVSLAGGYRPSPRYADPVFRMGFARLVTHYFANRGFMPDRSLLRDAGKLAGIPGVLVQGRLDVSGPPDIAWQLTQAWPDARLEIVETGGHGTGHGMTEIVVAALDEFGHR, from the coding sequence ATGTATCCACCGATCGAGCCGTACGCCCACGGCATGCTCGACGTCGGCGACGGCCAGCGCGTGTACTGGGAGACCTGCGGCAACCCCGACGGCCGGCCGGCGCTCGTCGTGCACGGCGGGCCCGGCTCCGGCGCCACCCCCGGCTGGCGCCGGATGTTCGACCCGGCCGCCTACCGGGTCGTCCTGTTCGACCAGCGCGGCTGCGGACGCAGCACCCCGCACGCCAGCGACCCGGCCGTGGACCTGTCGGTCAACACCACGCCCCACCTGCTCGCCGACATGGAACTGCTCCGGACGCACCTCGGCATCGACCGCTGGCTGCTGCACGGCGCCTCCTGGGGCTCCTCGCTCGCCCTCGCCTACGCCCAGCGCCACCCCGACCGGGTCACCGCTGCAGTGCTGTTCAGCGTGGTGGCCAACACCCGCCGGGAGATCGAGTGGGTCACCCGCGACATGGGCCGGATCTTCCCCGCCGAGTGGGCCCGCTTCCGCGACGGAGTGCCCGAGGCCGACCGCGACGGCGACCTGTCGGCCGCGTACGCCCGGCTGCTCGCCGACCCGGACCCCGAGGTACGCGACCGGGCAGCGCGGGACTGGTGCGCCTGGGAGGACGTGCACGTCTCCCTGGCCGGCGGCTACCGGCCCAGCCCGCGCTACGCCGACCCGGTGTTCCGGATGGGGTTCGCCCGGCTCGTCACCCACTATTTCGCCAACCGCGGGTTCATGCCGGACCGGTCGCTGCTGCGCGACGCCGGGAAGCTGGCCGGCATCCCGGGCGTGCTGGTGCAGGGCCGACTCGACGTCAGCGGCCCGCCGGACATCGCCTGGCAGCTCACCCAGGCCTGGCCGGACGCCCGGCTGGAGATCGTGGAGACCGGCGGGCACGGCACCGGCCACGGCATGACCGAGATCGTCGTGGCGGCGCTGGACGAGTTCGGTCACCGCTGA
- the gcvP gene encoding aminomethyl-transferring glycine dehydrogenase — protein sequence MTAEHFADRHIGPDPDDERRMLETVGYGSVDELMDAAIPEVIRWHGTLDLPAPASEREAIAELRALAARNTVAVSMIGLGYHGTHTPAVIRRNVLESPAWYTAYTPYQPEISQGRLEALLNFQSMVSELTALPVANASMLDEGTAAAEAMTLARRASKSKSPVYVVDADALPQTIAVITSRAEPLGIDVRVLDLGAAELPGEFFGLHLQYPGASGAVRDHAPLVEAAHAAGALVTVAADLLALTLLRPPGEMGVDIAAGTTQRFGVPMGFGGPHAGYLAVRAGLERMLPGRLVGVSRDADGNPAYRLALQTREQHIRREKATSNICTAQVLLAVMAGMYAVYHGPDGLRAIARRTHDMAARLAAGLRVGGVEVADVAFFDTVTAVVPGRAAEVVAAAAERNVNLRLVDADRVGISCDETTTGAHLRSVWAAFGVDGFDGDVDATLPVALARTSDFLTHPVFRSHHSETAMLRYLRRLSDFDYALDRGMIPLGSCTMKLNATTEMEAITWPEFAHLHPFAPDAQTAGYRELIAQLEGWLAEVTGYDAVSVQPNAGSQGELAGLLAIRAYHRDRGEVHRDVCLIPSSAHGTNAASAVMAGMRVVVVACDADGNVDLVDLDAKIDKHRDALAAIMVTYPSTHGVYETGIAQLCAKVHDAGGQVYVDGANLNALVGFAKPGKFGADVSHLNLHKTFCIPHGGGGPGVGPVAVRAHLAPFLPGDPSGAHVDGRPAISAARYGSAGILPIPWAYLRMMGAAGLTRATGVAVLAANYVAARLRNHFPVLYAGNKGLVAHECILDLRPLTKATGVSVDDVAKRLIDYGFHAPTMSFPVAGTLMVEPTESEDLAELDRFCDAMIAIRAEIDKVGSGQWPTGDNPLANAPHTAAMVSGDEWPHPYPRSVGAYPGAVDRMAKYWPPVRRIDGAYGDRNLVCSCPSPEAFES from the coding sequence ATGACCGCTGAGCACTTCGCCGACCGTCACATCGGCCCCGACCCGGACGACGAACGCCGCATGCTGGAGACCGTCGGCTACGGCTCGGTCGATGAGCTGATGGACGCGGCGATCCCCGAGGTGATCCGCTGGCACGGCACCCTCGACCTGCCCGCCCCGGCCAGCGAGCGGGAGGCGATCGCCGAGCTGCGCGCCCTGGCCGCCCGCAACACCGTCGCCGTGTCGATGATCGGGCTGGGCTATCACGGCACCCACACCCCGGCGGTGATCCGCCGCAACGTGCTGGAGAGCCCGGCCTGGTACACCGCGTACACGCCGTACCAGCCGGAGATCAGCCAGGGCCGGCTGGAGGCGCTGCTGAACTTCCAGAGCATGGTGTCCGAGCTGACTGCGCTACCGGTCGCGAACGCCTCCATGCTCGACGAGGGCACCGCCGCGGCCGAGGCGATGACCCTCGCCCGCCGCGCGTCCAAGAGCAAGAGCCCGGTGTACGTCGTCGACGCCGACGCCCTGCCGCAGACCATCGCGGTGATCACCAGCCGGGCCGAGCCGCTCGGCATCGACGTGCGGGTGCTCGACCTCGGCGCCGCCGAGCTGCCGGGTGAGTTCTTCGGCCTGCACCTGCAGTACCCGGGGGCGTCCGGGGCGGTGCGGGACCACGCGCCGCTGGTCGAGGCCGCGCACGCGGCCGGGGCGCTGGTCACCGTGGCGGCGGACCTGCTGGCGCTGACCCTGCTGCGCCCGCCGGGCGAGATGGGCGTCGACATCGCCGCCGGCACCACCCAGCGGTTCGGCGTACCGATGGGCTTCGGTGGGCCGCACGCCGGCTACCTTGCGGTGCGGGCGGGCCTGGAGCGGATGCTGCCCGGCCGCCTGGTCGGGGTGTCCCGCGACGCGGACGGCAACCCGGCCTACCGGCTGGCGTTGCAGACCCGCGAGCAGCACATCCGGCGGGAGAAGGCGACCAGCAACATCTGCACCGCCCAGGTGCTGCTCGCGGTGATGGCCGGCATGTACGCCGTCTACCACGGCCCGGACGGGCTGCGGGCGATCGCCCGGCGTACCCACGACATGGCGGCGCGGCTCGCGGCCGGCCTGCGCGTCGGCGGCGTCGAGGTCGCGGACGTCGCGTTCTTCGACACCGTCACCGCGGTCGTGCCGGGCCGGGCGGCCGAGGTGGTCGCGGCGGCTGCCGAGCGGAACGTGAACCTGCGGCTGGTCGACGCCGACCGGGTGGGCATCTCCTGCGACGAGACCACCACCGGGGCGCACCTGCGGTCGGTGTGGGCGGCGTTCGGGGTGGACGGGTTCGACGGCGACGTGGACGCCACGCTGCCCGTGGCGCTGGCCCGCACCTCGGACTTCCTCACCCACCCGGTGTTCCGCAGCCACCACTCGGAGACGGCGATGCTGCGCTACCTGCGGCGGCTGTCGGACTTCGACTACGCCCTGGACCGGGGCATGATCCCGCTCGGGTCGTGCACGATGAAGCTCAACGCCACCACCGAGATGGAGGCGATCACCTGGCCGGAGTTCGCGCACCTGCACCCGTTCGCCCCGGACGCGCAGACCGCCGGCTACCGGGAGCTGATCGCGCAGCTGGAGGGGTGGCTGGCGGAGGTCACCGGCTACGACGCGGTCAGCGTGCAGCCCAACGCCGGGTCGCAGGGCGAGCTGGCCGGGCTGCTGGCCATCCGGGCGTACCACCGGGACCGGGGCGAGGTGCACCGGGACGTGTGCCTGATCCCGTCGTCGGCGCACGGCACCAACGCGGCGTCGGCGGTGATGGCCGGCATGCGGGTGGTCGTGGTGGCCTGCGACGCCGACGGCAACGTCGACCTGGTCGACCTCGACGCGAAGATCGACAAGCACCGCGACGCCCTCGCGGCGATCATGGTGACGTACCCGTCCACGCACGGCGTGTACGAGACGGGCATCGCGCAGCTCTGCGCGAAGGTCCACGACGCCGGCGGTCAGGTGTACGTCGACGGGGCGAACCTCAACGCCCTGGTCGGGTTCGCCAAGCCCGGCAAGTTCGGCGCCGACGTGTCGCACCTGAACCTGCACAAGACGTTCTGCATCCCGCACGGCGGCGGCGGCCCGGGCGTCGGCCCGGTGGCGGTCCGCGCGCACCTGGCGCCGTTCCTGCCCGGCGACCCGTCCGGCGCGCACGTCGACGGCCGGCCGGCGATCTCCGCGGCCCGGTACGGGTCGGCGGGGATCCTGCCGATCCCGTGGGCGTACCTGCGGATGATGGGCGCCGCGGGGCTGACGCGGGCGACCGGGGTGGCGGTCCTGGCGGCGAACTACGTGGCGGCGCGGCTGCGCAACCACTTCCCGGTGCTGTACGCCGGCAACAAGGGCCTGGTGGCGCACGAGTGCATCCTCGACCTGCGGCCGCTGACCAAGGCGACCGGGGTCAGCGTCGACGACGTGGCCAAGCGGCTCATCGACTACGGCTTCCACGCCCCGACGATGTCGTTCCCCGTGGCGGGGACGCTGATGGTGGAGCCGACCGAGAGCGAGGACCTGGCCGAGCTGGACCGGTTCTGCGACGCGATGATCGCCATCCGGGCGGAGATCGACAAGGTGGGTTCGGGGCAGTGGCCGACCGGGGACAACCCCCTGGCGAACGCGCCGCACACCGCGGCGATGGTCTCCGGCGACGAGTGGCCGCACCCGTACCCGCGGTCGGTGGGCGCGTACCCGGGGGCGGTCGACCGGATGGCGAAGTACTGGCCGCCGGTGCGGCGGATCGACGGCGCGTACGGCGACCGGAATCTGGTCTGCTCGTGTCCGTCGCCGGAGGCGTTCGAAAGCTGA
- a CDS encoding MarR family winged helix-turn-helix transcriptional regulator, with the protein MTGTPDREALGTLLRHVLELLDGDVAAVYADLGLADYRPRFSPLVRALVADGPLAIRDLAARVGVTHSAASQSVAQMSRAGLVTLAPGADARQRIVTLTDRAYALLPAIEAEWAATSTAMRHLDAELPVPLADELYAVLAALRRRPLHDRIADTGLAPAGTRAEEAAARHQQWLQ; encoded by the coding sequence GTGACCGGAACACCCGACCGCGAGGCGCTGGGCACCCTGCTGCGCCACGTGCTGGAGCTGCTCGACGGCGACGTCGCAGCCGTCTACGCCGACCTGGGCCTCGCCGACTACCGGCCGCGGTTCTCCCCGCTGGTGCGGGCGCTGGTGGCCGACGGTCCCCTCGCCATCCGCGACCTCGCCGCCCGGGTCGGGGTCACCCACTCGGCGGCCAGCCAGAGCGTGGCCCAGATGAGCCGGGCCGGCCTGGTCACCCTCGCCCCCGGTGCGGACGCCCGGCAGCGCATCGTCACGCTCACCGACCGGGCGTACGCGCTGCTGCCCGCGATCGAGGCGGAGTGGGCGGCGACCAGCACCGCGATGCGGCACCTCGACGCCGAGCTGCCGGTGCCCCTGGCCGACGAGCTGTACGCGGTCCTCGCCGCGCTGCGCCGCCGGCCGCTGCACGACCGGATCGCCGACACCGGCCTGGCGCCGGCCGGCACGAGGGCTGAGGAGGCCGCGGCCAGACACCAGCAGTGGCTACAGTGA